TTTCACAAAATCTGGGGGCTTCTATTTAGGCAAGCTTTAGGCAAGCCATTTGCCCAGAGACCCGCAATAAGGGCGAACGAAGGGACTCGAACCCTCGAATGGTGGAACCACAATCCACTGCCTTAACCACTTGGCTACGCTCGCCATATTCGTTTTCGCGGTTCTAAGTATAGCATTCAAATAACTGTTTCAGCCACACACATTTCATAGGTGTCTGGGTTACCTTAAAGCATGACGAGGCAAGGGTAACCACTATGGCAGGTTCTCATTCCGGGGTCAGAACGATGGGGAAAATGAACCGGGTTCTCTGGCTGGGTGCTTTAGCCGCGATCTCACTGGTGGCGGTGGGTATGGCTGCGACCAACCCTGACCCTTTCGAGTACGAGCAGTATGCAGCAGATCGGTTATCAATTTATTTAGAAGATCAGCTTTGTGCTGACCTGCCTGCTTTTTTGGCTCAAGTTTTACAGGAGCAGTGTAGCGTCCTACTGAAGCAAAACCAGTCCGCTTTTCAGGAGATCATTCGCAACCATACACAGCGGCAAAATTTTGTTCTGTTCAGCCGCTATAGCACTACCTTGGCCCTTCCTGGCACCGGCCTGCTGCCCACCTATCAGGTAGACTCGTTAGGAGCCTTTAACCGCTTCTTCACCTATAGAGCTGTCCAGCACTGAGGTTTGGCTAGCCAAACGATAGAGAAAGTTTTGCTCTGTCAAGAAGGTAAATGCTGTTTTAGATACTGGAGAACAGAAGCCAGGTCCCTATAATATGTCTACACAAAAACGCCCTGGTGTGTTTTTGCTCTGTTCTGTGATTTAGGGGTGTCTCTTGTGTCTGCGTCTTCTCCTACAGCTTACCTGTTGATTGCTCACGGTAGTCGGGACCCTCGTCCCCAGGCTGCGATGAATCGTTTAGCGCAGTTAGTTCGAGATCAGCTCAGGGAGCGAACTGTACTGAATCGGCCTAATAAATCCTTCGGCGCGGATCTCAAGGCGGCCCCCTATCAGATGATGACAGCGGCGGCTCTGGTTAACCTGCCGACGCATCAGAGCCGATCTGCGCCTGCCATATCTAGTGATTGGGACCAGCAACCGCCGTATCCTATCGTGGGCACTGCCTATCTAGAGTGCACACCGTTGCCGCTGCATCAACAGGTGTATGAGTTCTGCGTGCGGGTTAAGGCGGCTGGTGTGGAGCGGGTAAAACTGGTGCCCATCTTTTTGCTGCGGGGAGTCCACGTGGTGGAAGATATTCCGCAGGAAGTGGCGCTGGCGCGAGAGCAGTTGGCGGGCTGCATGGCTATAGACTTATGCACCCATTTGGGCAGCCATTCCCGGCTGGGCCAGGTTTTGAAGGCAAAGGTGGCGGCGACAGCTTCTAAGTCTTGGCTGCTGCTAGCCCACGGCAGTCGACAGCCTGGCGGCAATGATTCAGTCGAGGCGTTGGCACAGTCTTTGAGTGCGAATGTTGCGTTTTGGTCGGTATCGCCAGATTTAGAAAGTCAAGTGGTGCAGCTGATGCAGTCGGGCTGCCAGCAGATCACAATCATGCCCTACTTCCTGTTTACTGGCGGCATTACGGATGCGATTACACGCGTAACTGAGGAGCTAGCCGAGCGGTTTCCTCGGGTGAATTTTCGGCTGCTGCCGCCTCTGGGAGCCACAGTAGAGGTGGCCCGATTGACTGCTGAAATTGCTTTGGATAGTTGCTCTTCGAGCGCGGGGGCTGTGATTAAGCCTATGAAGCGCATGGCGCTGCGGCATTAAGGTCAGCTGTTCCCCATGAACTGAATGGTCTTGGGGCTGGCCTATAATTGGGTTTACTTTTTGTGAGAGCTGGCCTCGAAAGGAGCTGGCTTGTGGGCTGTGCAATGGC
The window above is part of the Pseudanabaena sp. FACHB-2040 genome. Proteins encoded here:
- a CDS encoding DUF4359 domain-containing protein produces the protein MAGSHSGVRTMGKMNRVLWLGALAAISLVAVGMAATNPDPFEYEQYAADRLSIYLEDQLCADLPAFLAQVLQEQCSVLLKQNQSAFQEIIRNHTQRQNFVLFSRYSTTLALPGTGLLPTYQVDSLGAFNRFFTYRAVQH
- a CDS encoding sirohydrochlorin chelatase codes for the protein MSASSPTAYLLIAHGSRDPRPQAAMNRLAQLVRDQLRERTVLNRPNKSFGADLKAAPYQMMTAAALVNLPTHQSRSAPAISSDWDQQPPYPIVGTAYLECTPLPLHQQVYEFCVRVKAAGVERVKLVPIFLLRGVHVVEDIPQEVALAREQLAGCMAIDLCTHLGSHSRLGQVLKAKVAATASKSWLLLAHGSRQPGGNDSVEALAQSLSANVAFWSVSPDLESQVVQLMQSGCQQITIMPYFLFTGGITDAITRVTEELAERFPRVNFRLLPPLGATVEVARLTAEIALDSCSSSAGAVIKPMKRMALRH